In one window of Micromonospora cathayae DNA:
- a CDS encoding prenyltransferase/squalene oxidase repeat-containing protein produces MTVAAARSLVDEMTRTPTGRSSVSVYETGRLVSLSPWLTLHVERIRHLLDAERPDGGWGGPDDGYALVPTLSATEGLLAALRRGDLDAVAEPLAKGAVAAVDRGLVFLRDRLATLDASRLPDMPAVDLIVPALVEALAAHLAALRETPVAGLEAWRDVPAPPLPPGLRRTRLERVRAALASGHPLPEKLLHALEVTGPAAHRAAGVAPVGPGTVGASPAATAAWLGTPDPGTDVARRYLEAVVRQYGGPVPCTSPISVFERSWVVSTLIRAGLPVPVPATVLAGLRDTLGPTGTATAPGLPADADTTSVTLYALATSGQPVDPSSLWSFDTGEHFCTWPGEDGASITTNAHVLDALGWHLRHPGPATGDGGTVPSADRARLAAAVHRLSAWLADRQEAEGSWCSDRWHASPYYATWCAVLALHDYGVGPAVGPAVQRAVRWVLAGQHADGSWGRWGGTAEETAYALQVLCVAGATSTPATAQAVDRGRRWLSTVESVEDGPALWHDKDLYRPSLIVRAAVLAATWLGRPVGSADPGDPEPPLRSAMIRIA; encoded by the coding sequence GTGACCGTGGCCGCCGCCCGGAGCCTGGTCGACGAGATGACCAGGACCCCGACCGGGCGGTCCTCGGTGTCGGTGTACGAGACGGGCCGCCTGGTGAGCCTCTCGCCGTGGCTGACGCTGCACGTCGAGCGGATCCGTCACCTGCTCGACGCGGAGCGCCCGGACGGCGGTTGGGGTGGCCCGGACGACGGGTACGCGCTGGTGCCCACGCTGAGCGCCACCGAGGGGCTGCTCGCCGCGCTGCGCCGGGGCGACCTCGACGCGGTGGCGGAGCCGCTGGCCAAGGGCGCCGTCGCGGCCGTCGACCGGGGGCTGGTCTTCCTACGGGACCGGCTCGCCACGCTCGACGCGTCCCGGCTGCCGGACATGCCGGCCGTCGACCTGATCGTGCCGGCGCTGGTGGAGGCGCTCGCCGCCCACCTGGCGGCGCTGCGGGAAACCCCGGTGGCCGGTCTGGAGGCGTGGCGGGACGTGCCCGCTCCGCCGTTGCCGCCCGGCCTGCGCCGGACCCGGCTGGAGCGGGTCCGCGCGGCGCTGGCGTCGGGGCATCCGCTGCCGGAGAAGCTGCTGCACGCCCTGGAGGTCACCGGCCCGGCGGCGCACCGGGCGGCCGGCGTGGCACCGGTCGGGCCGGGCACGGTCGGGGCCTCGCCCGCGGCCACCGCCGCCTGGCTCGGTACGCCCGACCCGGGCACCGACGTCGCCCGGCGGTACCTGGAGGCGGTGGTCCGGCAGTACGGCGGCCCGGTGCCCTGCACCAGCCCGATCAGCGTCTTCGAACGGTCCTGGGTGGTCAGTACGCTGATCCGTGCCGGCCTGCCGGTGCCGGTGCCGGCCACCGTCCTCGCCGGTCTGCGGGACACCCTCGGTCCGACCGGCACGGCCACCGCGCCGGGTCTGCCGGCGGACGCCGACACCACGTCGGTGACGCTGTACGCCCTGGCGACGAGCGGGCAGCCGGTGGACCCGTCGAGCCTGTGGTCGTTCGACACCGGTGAACACTTCTGCACCTGGCCGGGGGAGGACGGCGCGTCCATCACCACCAACGCGCACGTGCTGGACGCCCTGGGCTGGCACCTGCGGCACCCCGGGCCGGCCACCGGCGACGGCGGTACGGTGCCGAGCGCGGACCGGGCCCGGCTCGCCGCGGCGGTGCACCGGCTGAGCGCCTGGCTGGCCGACCGCCAGGAGGCCGAGGGCTCCTGGTGTTCCGACCGCTGGCACGCCTCGCCGTACTACGCCACCTGGTGCGCGGTGCTCGCCCTGCACGACTACGGGGTCGGCCCGGCGGTGGGCCCGGCGGTGCAGCGAGCGGTGCGCTGGGTGCTGGCCGGCCAGCACGCGGACGGCTCGTGGGGCCGCTGGGGCGGCACCGCCGAGGAGACCGCCTACGCGCTCCAGGTGCTCTGCGTCGCCGGGGCCACCTCGACCCCGGCCACCGCGCAGGCCGTCGACCGGGGGCGGCGATGGCTGTCCACGGTGGAGTCCGTGGAGGACGGACCGGCGCTCTGGCACGACAAGGATCTGTACCGTCCGTCACTGATCGTCCGCGCGGCGGTGCTCGCCGCGACCTGGCTCGGCCGCCCCGTGGGCAGCGCGGATCCCGGAGACCCGGAGCCGCCCCTCCGGAGCGCCATGATCAGGATCGCTTGA
- a CDS encoding cytochrome P450 has protein sequence MLPALVRDPARALIDAGNRTGGAVARINLGSFRPYLVTHPEHVQHVLRERAENYERAGDGLFWRPVKRLFGEGILGEGQIWSASRRMLQPMFTAKRVESMIDGMAEAVTAAVDELDAPSRAGRFVDIGAEQARIVCRAIMKVLFADKISVADAIRVVNAQDVIASAVIPRIVVPFAPLSLPMPGDRPFRRAVRIVDEVLVPIVRESRATAEQGDDIISTLWRARTDDGRQLDERQVRNDTVAMFAATTETTINVLTWLWPHLDEHPEVADRLYEEVTRVVGDEPVRREHLGELRYTRMVLDELLRLYPIGWLIPRRAVADDVIDGVPIEAGATVVASPLVTQRMTAFWDRPDEFDPERFRPERVRTRHRYAHYPFGGGPHQCLGMYLFYLEAQLIVATMLSRYRFRLRQPGVPGLRLAAALRPRRRVELTLTGTSAVA, from the coding sequence ATGCTGCCCGCCCTGGTCCGTGATCCGGCCCGGGCGCTCATCGACGCCGGAAACCGGACCGGCGGCGCGGTCGCCCGGATCAACCTCGGCTCGTTCCGGCCCTACCTGGTCACCCACCCCGAACACGTGCAGCACGTGCTGCGGGAACGGGCGGAGAACTACGAGCGGGCCGGGGACGGGCTGTTCTGGCGGCCGGTCAAGCGCCTGTTCGGCGAGGGCATCCTCGGTGAGGGGCAGATCTGGTCGGCCAGCCGCCGGATGCTCCAGCCGATGTTCACCGCCAAGCGGGTCGAGTCGATGATCGACGGGATGGCCGAGGCGGTCACCGCCGCCGTCGACGAACTCGACGCCCCGTCCCGGGCCGGGCGGTTCGTCGACATCGGCGCGGAGCAGGCCCGGATCGTCTGCCGGGCGATCATGAAGGTGCTCTTCGCCGACAAGATCTCGGTGGCCGACGCGATCCGGGTGGTCAACGCCCAGGACGTCATCGCCAGCGCGGTGATCCCCCGGATCGTGGTGCCGTTCGCGCCGCTGTCGCTTCCCATGCCCGGGGACCGGCCGTTCCGGCGGGCCGTCCGGATCGTCGACGAGGTGCTCGTCCCCATCGTGCGGGAATCCCGCGCCACCGCGGAGCAGGGCGACGACATCATCTCCACCCTCTGGCGGGCCCGCACCGACGACGGCCGGCAGCTCGACGAGCGGCAGGTACGCAACGACACGGTGGCGATGTTCGCCGCCACCACGGAGACCACCATCAACGTGCTGACCTGGCTCTGGCCGCACCTCGACGAGCACCCCGAGGTCGCCGACCGGCTGTACGAGGAGGTCACCCGGGTGGTCGGGGACGAGCCGGTGCGCCGCGAGCACCTCGGCGAGCTGCGCTACACCCGGATGGTCCTCGACGAGCTGCTGCGGCTGTACCCGATCGGCTGGCTGATCCCGCGTCGCGCGGTCGCCGACGACGTCATCGACGGCGTACCGATCGAGGCCGGCGCGACGGTGGTCGCCAGCCCGCTGGTCACCCAGCGGATGACCGCCTTCTGGGACCGCCCCGACGAGTTCGACCCGGAGCGGTTCCGCCCGGAACGGGTCCGGACCCGGCACCGCTACGCCCACTACCCGTTCGGCGGTGGCCCGCACCAGTGCCTGGGCATGTACCTGTTCTACCTGGAGGCCCAGCTCATCGTCGCCACCATGTTGAGCCGGTACCGGTTCCGGCTGCGGCAGCCCGGGGTGCCCGGCCTGCGGTTGGCCGCTGCCCTCCGCCCGCGACGTCGGGTGGAACTGACCCTCACCGGCACGTCCGCGGTGGCCTGA
- a CDS encoding HAD family hydrolase: MPLLLVDLDNTLLDRTGPFRIWGERFLAGIGAPAADIDWLLSVDADGLTDRWDVADAIRSRYDLRVPSIDLVDGMHDGVVEHTRLSPLVACALRIADAAGWVPVVVSNGVVRQQETKIRRTGLDRYVADWVISEEAGVSKPNPRIFALAARRARLPLRDAWVVGDSPESDIGGAAAVGLPSVWLRRGRSWLEHRFAPTHAVDGMLDAIAIVLAR; the protein is encoded by the coding sequence GTGCCGCTCCTGTTGGTGGATCTGGACAACACCCTGCTCGACCGCACCGGGCCGTTCCGGATCTGGGGTGAACGCTTCCTGGCGGGCATCGGCGCGCCGGCCGCCGACATCGACTGGCTGCTCTCCGTCGACGCCGACGGGCTGACCGACCGGTGGGACGTCGCCGACGCCATCCGGAGCCGGTACGACCTGCGGGTCCCCTCGATCGACCTGGTCGACGGGATGCACGACGGGGTGGTCGAGCACACCCGGCTGAGCCCGCTGGTGGCGTGTGCGCTGCGCATCGCCGACGCCGCCGGCTGGGTGCCGGTGGTGGTCAGCAACGGTGTGGTACGCCAGCAGGAGACCAAGATCCGACGTACCGGACTGGACCGGTACGTGGCCGACTGGGTGATCTCCGAGGAGGCCGGGGTGAGCAAGCCCAACCCCCGGATCTTCGCGTTGGCCGCCCGTCGGGCGCGGCTGCCGCTGCGGGACGCCTGGGTGGTGGGGGACAGCCCGGAGTCGGACATCGGCGGGGCGGCGGCGGTCGGCCTGCCCAGTGTCTGGTTGCGGCGGGGACGGAGCTGGTTGGAGCACCGGTTCGCGCCGACCCACGCGGTCGACGGGATGCTCGACGCGATCGCCATCGTGCTGGCCCGCTGA
- a CDS encoding GNAT family N-acetyltransferase, producing MSVTVRPFQPSDAVVVAAVLRDAAPYWVFSPAALAWQAEHAPPAERWRLLLAEVDGTVVGVARTGLLHESAEPGLGYASLNVLPTYRRQGVGAALLTAAERRLREIGARTAYGKVADEPAAVAFAERWGYRRGRRSLCLARDLTAGLPPALPPAPGVRIVSAAELAGDPRPLYEADLAVSRDEPGDVGMDDTSFADWRLSYWDRPDLDRTLTTVAFHDGLVVAFSLALTDHSARYQSGMTGTRRAYRGRGLARAVKLAALWQAAAAGYRTALTCNDAENSGMLAINAQLGYLPVGAEWRYRRTLVR from the coding sequence ATGTCGGTCACCGTCCGCCCGTTCCAGCCGTCCGACGCGGTCGTCGTCGCGGCGGTGCTCCGGGACGCCGCGCCGTACTGGGTGTTCAGCCCGGCCGCCCTGGCCTGGCAGGCGGAGCACGCGCCGCCGGCCGAGCGGTGGCGGCTGCTGCTCGCCGAGGTCGACGGCACCGTGGTCGGGGTGGCCCGGACCGGGCTGCTGCACGAGAGCGCCGAACCGGGGCTCGGCTACGCCAGCCTGAACGTGCTGCCGACGTACCGGCGGCAGGGCGTCGGCGCGGCCCTGCTCACCGCGGCCGAGCGGCGGCTGCGGGAGATCGGGGCCCGGACGGCGTACGGCAAGGTGGCCGACGAACCGGCGGCGGTCGCCTTCGCCGAGCGGTGGGGTTACCGGCGCGGCCGGCGGAGCCTGTGCCTGGCGCGGGACCTGACCGCCGGGCTGCCGCCCGCGCTGCCGCCGGCACCCGGGGTCCGGATCGTCAGCGCCGCCGAGCTGGCCGGTGATCCGCGTCCGCTGTACGAGGCGGACCTGGCGGTGTCCCGGGACGAGCCCGGCGACGTCGGCATGGACGACACCAGCTTCGCCGACTGGCGACTCAGCTACTGGGACCGGCCCGACCTCGACCGGACGTTGACGACCGTGGCGTTCCACGATGGCCTGGTCGTCGCGTTCAGCCTCGCGCTGACCGACCACTCAGCGCGCTACCAGTCCGGGATGACCGGGACCCGGCGGGCGTACCGGGGGCGGGGGCTGGCCCGCGCGGTCAAGCTCGCCGCGCTGTGGCAGGCCGCTGCGGCCGGCTACCGAACGGCTCTGACCTGCAACGACGCCGAGAACAGCGGGATGCTGGCGATCAACGCCCAGCTCGGCTACCTGCCCGTCGGTGCCGAGTGGAGATACCGGCGGACGCTGGTCCGCTGA
- a CDS encoding serine protein kinase RIO — protein MREHDFIPAARERRPRGKNRFDDDELDFLKRGRPAPSAPADDDGDPDRPLAGDRWSTWDQAVHGPEPYPDWLVTELAAQDTELGVLKTGKEADVHLVRRAVPDTDRSCLLAVKRYRAPEHRLFHRDAGYLEGRRVRRSRENRAMAGRTAFGRQMIAGQWAAAEFAVLSRLWEIGVALGAVAVPYPVQLLDTELMLEFIGDADEGAAAPRLAQLRPEPAELRALWAQLVDVLTVLARAGYAHGDLSPYNLLVHAGRLVMIDLPQAVDVVANPQGPEFLARDVRVVGTWFAARGLPAELADPDVLTGRLLREAGIR, from the coding sequence GTGCGTGAACACGACTTCATCCCGGCGGCGCGTGAGCGCCGGCCGCGCGGCAAGAACCGCTTCGACGACGACGAACTCGATTTCCTGAAGCGCGGGCGGCCGGCGCCGTCGGCCCCCGCCGACGACGACGGCGACCCCGACCGGCCGCTGGCCGGCGACCGCTGGTCGACCTGGGACCAGGCCGTGCACGGCCCCGAGCCGTACCCGGACTGGCTGGTCACCGAGCTGGCCGCCCAGGACACCGAGCTGGGGGTGCTCAAGACCGGCAAGGAGGCCGACGTCCACCTCGTCCGGCGTGCCGTGCCGGACACCGACCGGTCCTGCCTGCTGGCGGTGAAACGGTACCGGGCCCCGGAACACCGGCTGTTCCACCGGGACGCCGGCTACCTGGAGGGACGCCGGGTCCGGCGGTCCCGGGAGAATCGGGCGATGGCCGGGCGGACCGCCTTCGGCCGGCAGATGATCGCCGGACAGTGGGCGGCGGCCGAGTTCGCCGTGCTCTCCCGGCTCTGGGAGATCGGGGTGGCGCTCGGCGCGGTCGCGGTGCCGTACCCGGTGCAGCTGCTCGACACCGAACTGATGCTGGAGTTCATCGGGGACGCCGACGAGGGGGCGGCCGCGCCCCGACTGGCCCAGCTCCGACCGGAGCCGGCCGAGCTGCGCGCCCTCTGGGCGCAACTGGTCGACGTGCTGACCGTGCTGGCCCGTGCCGGGTACGCGCACGGTGACCTGTCGCCGTACAACCTCCTGGTGCACGCCGGTCGACTGGTCATGATCGACCTGCCGCAGGCGGTGGACGTGGTGGCGAACCCGCAGGGTCCGGAGTTCCTGGCCCGGGACGTGCGGGTGGTCGGCACCTGGTTCGCCGCCCGGGGGCTGCCGGCCGAGCTGGCCGACCCGGACGTGCTGACCGGCCGCCTGCTCCGGGAGGCCGGCATCCGCTGA
- a CDS encoding DUF2630 family protein, with protein sequence MDDKTILHRITELVDEEHRLRADAQSAHAGTDDEARARLRQLEESLDQCWDLLRRRRAARQAHGDPDSQGTRPVPEVERYLQ encoded by the coding sequence ATGGACGACAAGACCATCCTGCACCGCATCACCGAGCTGGTCGACGAGGAGCACCGGCTCCGGGCGGACGCGCAGTCCGCACACGCCGGCACCGACGACGAGGCCCGCGCTCGGCTCCGGCAACTGGAGGAGTCCCTGGACCAGTGCTGGGACCTGCTCCGCCGACGCCGGGCCGCCCGCCAGGCCCACGGCGACCCGGACAGCCAGGGCACCCGCCCCGTCCCGGAGGTCGAGCGCTACCTCCAGTGA
- a CDS encoding terpene synthase family protein, translating into MDTDAHVSNAVEQGRICALAAQGQRDLAKRAAAYPELFSGAPFDGALFSNIALAIAFGAPWCTVEELRVTNRAVLWGFALDWQVDYLAKSRLEIDRLVESSLAVVDGATPAPDDALGRFLAELCAELAAAPAYPRLHATWRAAVHRTVTAMAVEWDWKSARQDLNGTLPTFDEYLANADNLACTVVNVAHWIHTGDEQTHRLLPELITASDEVQRVLRLVNDLGTYRRDLEWGDLNAIMLVADRAEVEQRIDALVQRCRDLLAPLTGSCPRQATYLARQIGFSSGFYRSTDFWGAR; encoded by the coding sequence GTGGACACCGACGCCCACGTATCGAACGCCGTCGAGCAGGGACGGATCTGTGCCCTGGCCGCCCAGGGACAGCGTGACCTGGCGAAACGCGCCGCCGCGTACCCGGAGCTGTTCTCCGGGGCACCGTTCGACGGGGCCCTGTTCAGCAACATCGCCCTCGCCATCGCCTTCGGCGCGCCCTGGTGCACGGTGGAGGAACTGCGGGTGACCAACCGGGCGGTGCTGTGGGGGTTCGCGCTGGACTGGCAGGTGGACTACCTGGCGAAGTCCCGCCTGGAGATCGACCGGCTGGTGGAGAGCAGCCTCGCCGTGGTCGACGGGGCCACCCCCGCGCCGGACGACGCGCTCGGCCGGTTCCTCGCCGAACTCTGCGCCGAGCTGGCGGCCGCGCCGGCCTACCCGCGGCTGCACGCCACCTGGCGGGCGGCGGTGCACCGGACCGTCACCGCGATGGCGGTGGAGTGGGACTGGAAATCCGCCCGGCAGGACCTCAACGGCACCCTGCCCACCTTCGACGAGTACCTCGCCAACGCCGACAACCTGGCCTGCACGGTGGTCAACGTGGCGCACTGGATCCACACCGGGGACGAGCAGACGCACCGGCTGCTGCCCGAGCTGATCACCGCCAGCGACGAGGTGCAGCGGGTGCTGCGGCTGGTCAACGACCTCGGCACGTACCGGCGGGACCTGGAGTGGGGTGACCTCAACGCGATCATGCTGGTCGCCGACCGGGCCGAGGTCGAGCAGCGCATCGACGCGCTGGTGCAGCGCTGCCGGGACCTGCTGGCCCCGCTGACCGGCAGCTGCCCCCGCCAGGCCACCTACCTGGCCCGGCAGATCGGTTTCAGCAGCGGCTTCTACCGTTCCACGGACTTCTGGGGGGCCCGGTGA